A genomic window from Pseudonocardia broussonetiae includes:
- a CDS encoding glycosyltransferase family 2 protein translates to MRAPLALPYLSEPVEIPRVRSSTRGVMGLLLVAAIVYGSFVLAPWRHGDWIPYVALVLAETILLGNAVAMWWTGLSVDTRAHDRPEVHAFRQALLSGVSTPTVDVIITVYGEPLDVITRTVRAARDMRLAHNVYVCDDGRSDAIRDLCTHLGVGYLRRDDRRGVKAGNANRALARTHGDYVAIFDADHAAHPDFLVVALPHLARPEVAFVQCSQAYRTDNGNFIEIAAAQSQQVFYEVICPGKNRFNAAFHVGTNAVFRRTALDDVNGFYEDTHSEDIWTSIRLHQRGWTSVYLPHILARGLSPDTLDSHFRQQFRWASGSFEILLRANPFAAKGLTFDQRVQYLTPPLHFLQGFSNLWFLLLPPLFLLFGITPLETDSATWLTIYLPFWVLTQAVLWMQSGGFRIRPVVLSVASAPVHVAAFFAVLFRRRAVWRSTGAKGSAPTVLEVTLPQVVLLAINLAGIVVGLSTIENVTGTAICVALSIVHVLVLSRVIAQAVADRRRDASPTDHGPDRSPTTTQEGVPT, encoded by the coding sequence ATGAGGGCCCCGCTCGCGCTGCCCTACCTGTCCGAGCCGGTCGAGATCCCGCGGGTCCGCTCCAGCACCCGCGGCGTGATGGGCCTGCTGCTCGTGGCCGCGATCGTGTACGGCAGCTTCGTCCTCGCGCCGTGGCGCCACGGCGACTGGATCCCCTACGTCGCGCTGGTCCTCGCCGAGACCATCCTGCTCGGCAACGCGGTCGCGATGTGGTGGACCGGCCTCTCGGTCGACACCCGCGCCCACGACCGGCCCGAGGTGCACGCGTTCCGGCAGGCGCTGCTCAGCGGGGTCAGCACACCGACCGTCGACGTCATCATCACCGTCTACGGCGAACCCCTCGACGTCATCACCCGCACCGTCCGCGCCGCCCGCGACATGCGCCTGGCCCACAACGTCTACGTCTGCGACGACGGACGCTCCGACGCCATCCGCGACCTCTGCACCCACCTCGGCGTCGGCTACCTCCGCCGCGACGACCGCCGCGGAGTCAAAGCCGGCAACGCCAACCGCGCCCTGGCCCGCACCCACGGCGACTACGTCGCCATCTTCGACGCCGACCACGCCGCACACCCCGACTTCCTCGTCGTCGCCCTCCCCCACCTCGCCCGACCCGAAGTCGCCTTCGTCCAGTGCTCCCAGGCCTACCGCACCGACAACGGCAACTTCATCGAGATCGCCGCCGCCCAATCCCAACAGGTCTTCTACGAAGTCATCTGCCCCGGCAAGAACCGCTTCAACGCCGCCTTCCACGTCGGCACCAACGCCGTCTTCCGACGCACCGCACTCGACGACGTCAACGGCTTCTACGAAGACACCCACAGCGAAGACATCTGGACCAGCATCCGCCTCCACCAACGCGGCTGGACCAGCGTCTACCTCCCCCACATCCTCGCCAGAGGACTCTCCCCCGACACCCTCGACAGCCACTTCCGCCAACAGTTCCGCTGGGCATCGGGAAGCTTCGAGATCCTGCTGCGGGCCAACCCGTTCGCGGCGAAGGGGCTCACGTTCGACCAGCGGGTCCAGTACCTGACTCCGCCGCTGCACTTCCTCCAGGGCTTCTCCAACCTCTGGTTCCTGCTCCTCCCGCCGCTGTTCCTGCTGTTCGGCATCACCCCGCTGGAGACCGACTCCGCCACCTGGCTGACGATCTACCTGCCGTTCTGGGTCCTGACCCAGGCGGTGCTGTGGATGCAGTCCGGCGGCTTCCGGATACGACCGGTCGTCCTGTCCGTCGCCAGCGCGCCGGTCCACGTCGCCGCGTTCTTCGCCGTGCTCTTCCGGCGCCGGGCCGTCTGGCGCTCGACGGGCGCGAAGGGGTCGGCGCCGACCGTCCTGGAGGTGACGCTCCCGCAGGTCGTCCTCCTGGCGATCAACCTCGCCGGGATCGTCGTCGGGCTCAGCACGATCGAGAACGTCACGGGCACCGCGATCTGCGTGGCGCTCAGCATCGTCCACGTCCTCGTCCTCAGCCGCGTCATCGCCCAGGCGGTCGCCGACCGCCGCCGCGACGCGTCCCCGACCGACCACGGGCCGGACCGCAGCCCCACGACCACCCAGGAAGGCGTCCCGACATGA
- a CDS encoding adenosylmethionine--8-amino-7-oxononanoate transaminase, which translates to MEITELVSTDRQHVWHPYAPMPAITPPLPVASASGVRLTLADGRELVDGMSSWWAAIHGYAHPVLDAAVRDQLGSMSHVMFGGLTHSPAVELARLLVDVTPAGLEHVFLADSGSVSVEVAIKMCLQYQRSRGRPGKHRLMTWRGGYHGDTFGAMSVCDPDGGMHSLWSDVLPRQVFASAPPRGFETAYVAQLADLVERHADELAAVIVEPVVQGAGGMRFHDPRYLHVLRELCLTHDVLLVFDEIATGFGRTGEMFAADHAGIAPDVMCVGKALTGGYLTMAAALCTSEVARGISDGAAGVLMHGPTFMGNPLAAAVAGASVRLLRERDWRGEVAGIAAALTEGLAPARALPGVADVRVLGAIGVVQLDHEVDMAAASAAAVDAGVWLRPFRDLVYTMPPYVCTPDDLAAVTAAVCAAAAAG; encoded by the coding sequence GTGGAGATCACGGAGCTGGTGAGCACGGACCGTCAGCACGTGTGGCACCCCTACGCCCCGATGCCCGCGATCACGCCGCCGCTGCCCGTCGCCTCCGCCTCCGGGGTGCGCCTCACGCTCGCCGACGGCCGCGAGCTGGTCGACGGGATGTCGTCCTGGTGGGCGGCGATCCACGGCTACGCCCACCCCGTCCTCGACGCTGCGGTGCGCGACCAGCTCGGCTCCATGAGCCACGTGATGTTCGGCGGGCTGACGCACTCGCCCGCCGTCGAGCTGGCGAGGCTGCTCGTCGACGTCACCCCGGCCGGGCTGGAGCACGTGTTCCTGGCCGACTCCGGGTCGGTGTCGGTCGAGGTCGCGATCAAGATGTGCCTGCAGTACCAGCGCTCGCGCGGGCGCCCGGGCAAGCACCGGCTGATGACCTGGCGCGGCGGCTACCACGGCGACACGTTCGGTGCGATGAGCGTCTGCGACCCCGACGGCGGCATGCACTCCCTCTGGAGCGACGTCCTGCCGCGGCAGGTGTTCGCGTCCGCGCCGCCGCGGGGGTTCGAGACGGCCTACGTGGCGCAGCTGGCCGACCTGGTGGAGCGCCACGCCGACGAGCTCGCCGCCGTCATCGTCGAGCCGGTCGTGCAGGGCGCGGGCGGCATGCGCTTCCACGACCCGCGCTACCTGCACGTCCTGCGCGAGCTGTGCCTCACCCACGACGTCCTGCTGGTGTTCGACGAGATCGCCACCGGGTTCGGGCGCACCGGCGAGATGTTCGCCGCCGACCACGCCGGGATCGCGCCGGACGTGATGTGCGTCGGCAAGGCCCTGACCGGCGGGTACCTGACGATGGCGGCCGCGCTGTGCACGTCCGAGGTCGCCCGCGGGATCTCCGACGGCGCCGCGGGCGTGCTCATGCACGGGCCGACGTTCATGGGCAACCCGCTGGCCGCCGCCGTCGCCGGGGCGTCGGTGCGGCTGCTGCGCGAGCGCGACTGGCGCGGTGAGGTCGCCGGGATCGCGGCCGCCCTGACCGAGGGGCTGGCTCCGGCGCGCGCGCTGCCCGGCGTCGCCGACGTCCGGGTGCTGGGAGCGATCGGAGTGGTCCAGCTCGACCACGAGGTCGACATGGCCGCCGCGTCCGCGGCCGCCGTCGACGCCGGGGTGTGGCTGCGCCCGTTCCGCGACCTCGTCTACACGATGCCGCCCTACGTCTGCACGCCCGACGACCTCGCCGCCGTCACCGCGGCCGTGTGCGCGGCGGCCGCCGCCGGCTGA
- a CDS encoding PaaX family transcriptional regulator C-terminal domain-containing protein, which produces MSAAESLPEHPALSRRRELGATSARSLLLTVLGEFVLPRGEPVWTQVLLDVLGALGVEPKSARQALARTAAEGLLESDRAGRRVRWSLTPSGRRLLTDGAERIYGFGQADRPWDGRWLVLLVSVPEARRQLRHRLRTRLAWAGLGSPAPGVWVSPDPAKQTEVADVVADLELTAVSSSFVGPFGAIGAEGEVVAQAWDLAEVEEAYEEFLDAFADAAPTGPAEVLAHQIHLVHAWRRFPFLDPRLPAELLPDHWAGARAADLFTRLHARWQDPAQRYWQQLVGRP; this is translated from the coding sequence ATGTCCGCCGCCGAGAGCCTCCCCGAGCACCCGGCGCTGTCGCGGCGCCGCGAGCTGGGCGCGACGAGCGCCCGCTCCCTGCTGCTCACCGTCCTCGGCGAGTTCGTGCTCCCCCGCGGCGAGCCGGTGTGGACGCAGGTCCTGCTCGACGTCCTCGGTGCGCTCGGGGTCGAGCCGAAGTCGGCGCGGCAGGCGCTGGCCCGCACCGCCGCCGAGGGCCTGCTCGAGTCCGACCGCGCCGGGCGCCGCGTCCGCTGGTCGCTCACCCCGTCCGGGCGGCGCCTGCTCACCGACGGCGCCGAGCGCATCTACGGCTTCGGCCAGGCCGACCGGCCGTGGGACGGGCGGTGGCTGGTGCTGCTGGTCAGCGTCCCGGAGGCGCGCCGCCAGCTGCGGCACCGCCTGCGCACCCGCCTGGCCTGGGCCGGCCTCGGCTCGCCCGCGCCCGGCGTCTGGGTCTCCCCCGACCCGGCCAAGCAGACCGAGGTGGCCGACGTCGTCGCCGACCTGGAGCTCACCGCCGTCAGCAGCTCCTTCGTCGGCCCGTTCGGGGCGATCGGCGCCGAGGGCGAGGTCGTCGCGCAGGCGTGGGACCTGGCCGAGGTCGAGGAGGCCTACGAGGAGTTCCTCGACGCCTTCGCCGACGCGGCGCCCACCGGCCCCGCCGAGGTCCTCGCCCACCAGATCCACCTGGTCCACGCCTGGCGGCGGTTCCCGTTCCTCGACCCGCGCCTGCCCGCCGAGCTGCTGCCCGACCACTGGGCCGGCGCCCGGGCCGCCGACCTGTTCACCCGCCTGCACGCCCGGTGGCAGGACCCGGCCCAGCGGTACTGGCAGCAGCTCGTCGGGCGGCCCTGA
- a CDS encoding glycosyltransferase family 2 protein: MDDWAGVSLGHAPATDDGLWHGRPRPEDERYLSEPVVVPKVQRSTRAVMGLLLVAAIVYGGFVLAPWRHGDWVPYVALVVAEAILLGNAVAMWWTGLFGDDELWESPEVHAFRHDLISGVSTPTVDVIITVYGEPLDVITRTVRAARDMRLAHNVYVCDDGRSDAIRDLCTHLGVGYLRRDDRRGVKAGNANRALARTHGDYVAIFDADHAAHPDFLVVALPHLARPEVAFVQCSQAYRTDNGNFIEIAAAQSQQVFYEVICPGKNRFNAAFHVGTNAVFRRTALDDVNGFYEDTHSEDIWTSIRLHQRGWTSVYLPHILARGLSPDTLDSHFRQQFRWASGSFEILLRSNPLQAAGLSPGQRLQYFTPPLHFLQGFSNLWFLLLPPLFLLFGITPLETDSSTWLTLFLPFWILTQAVLWMQSGGLRLRPVVLSVASAPVHVRAFFAVLFRRKPVWRSTRAAGAIPSVVEVTLPQIVLLAINVAGIVVGVSTIENVTGTAICVALSLIHVLILSRVIAQAVADRWRARRRPAPAAAPRPAGVAA, from the coding sequence TTGGACGACTGGGCCGGAGTGTCGCTGGGCCATGCCCCGGCGACCGACGACGGGCTGTGGCACGGGCGGCCGCGCCCGGAGGACGAGCGCTACCTCAGCGAGCCCGTCGTCGTGCCGAAGGTCCAGCGCAGCACCCGGGCGGTCATGGGCCTGCTGCTCGTCGCGGCGATCGTGTACGGCGGCTTCGTCCTCGCGCCGTGGCGCCACGGGGACTGGGTGCCCTACGTCGCGCTGGTCGTCGCCGAGGCGATCCTGCTCGGCAACGCCGTGGCCATGTGGTGGACGGGCCTGTTCGGCGACGACGAGCTGTGGGAGTCCCCGGAGGTCCACGCCTTCCGGCACGACCTCATCAGCGGGGTCAGCACACCGACCGTCGACGTCATCATCACCGTCTACGGCGAACCCCTCGACGTCATCACCCGCACCGTCCGCGCCGCCCGCGACATGCGCCTGGCCCACAACGTCTACGTCTGCGACGACGGACGCTCCGACGCCATCCGCGACCTCTGCACCCACCTCGGCGTCGGCTACCTCCGCCGCGACGACCGCCGCGGAGTCAAAGCCGGCAACGCCAACCGCGCCCTGGCCCGCACCCACGGCGACTACGTCGCCATCTTCGACGCCGACCACGCCGCACACCCCGACTTCCTCGTCGTCGCCCTCCCCCACCTCGCCCGACCCGAAGTCGCCTTCGTCCAGTGCTCCCAGGCCTACCGCACCGACAACGGCAACTTCATCGAGATCGCCGCCGCCCAATCCCAACAGGTCTTCTACGAAGTCATCTGCCCCGGCAAGAACCGCTTCAACGCCGCCTTCCACGTCGGCACCAACGCCGTCTTCCGACGCACCGCACTCGACGACGTCAACGGCTTCTACGAAGACACCCACAGCGAAGACATCTGGACCAGCATCCGCCTCCACCAACGCGGCTGGACCAGCGTCTACCTCCCCCACATCCTCGCCAGAGGACTCTCCCCCGACACCCTCGACAGCCACTTCCGCCAACAGTTCCGCTGGGCATCGGGAAGCTTCGAGATCCTGCTCCGCTCCAACCCCCTGCAAGCCGCGGGCCTGTCCCCGGGGCAGCGGCTGCAGTACTTCACCCCGCCGCTGCACTTCCTGCAGGGCTTCTCGAACCTGTGGTTCCTCCTGCTGCCGCCGCTGTTCCTGCTGTTCGGCATCACCCCGCTGGAGACCGACTCCTCGACGTGGCTGACGCTGTTCCTCCCGTTCTGGATCCTGACCCAGGCGGTGCTGTGGATGCAGTCCGGCGGCCTGAGGCTGCGCCCGGTCGTGCTCTCGGTCGCGAGCGCACCCGTGCACGTCCGCGCGTTCTTCGCCGTGCTCTTCCGGCGCAAGCCCGTCTGGCGCTCGACGCGCGCCGCCGGCGCGATCCCCAGCGTCGTCGAGGTCACGCTGCCGCAGATCGTGCTCCTGGCGATCAACGTCGCCGGGATCGTCGTCGGCGTCAGCACCATCGAGAACGTCACGGGCACCGCGATCTGCGTGGCGCTCAGCCTGATCCACGTCCTGATCCTCAGCCGCGTGATCGCCCAGGCGGTCGCCGACCGGTGGCGGGCCCGCCGCCGCCCCGCCCCGGCAGCCGCGCCGCGTCCGGCGGGGGTGGCCGCATGA
- a CDS encoding HlyD family efflux transporter periplasmic adaptor subunit encodes MTVTGRETDLPTEALPVQPGPAMVPQGRPPVRSAALPIDSAPAAEPVVPPTRRDVRRGRFRRWRARFVLLVALLAVGAVSAQQIALRLERADRIGLEGVELAAEPIDVVSRSSGRVVDILVQPGDEVQADDVLATVDVYRPAADGGERVEREQLVAPVAGVVATIPTNAGAALGPGEIAVQLYQPDRLRFETDMDVEQASFITSGMTGELTSPSTDDLAVTVVSVEPALRFSPDDPPRALVTLVGTDPEAVRSLLPGLTFTGWLQKGSVPRSSGE; translated from the coding sequence ATGACCGTCACCGGACGAGAGACCGATCTCCCCACCGAGGCGCTGCCCGTCCAGCCGGGGCCCGCGATGGTGCCGCAGGGCCGGCCCCCGGTCCGCTCCGCGGCGCTGCCGATCGACTCCGCTCCGGCGGCGGAGCCGGTGGTCCCGCCCACCCGGCGGGACGTGCGCCGCGGGCGGTTCCGACGCTGGCGGGCGCGCTTCGTCCTGCTGGTCGCCCTGCTCGCGGTGGGGGCCGTCTCGGCGCAGCAGATCGCCCTGCGCCTGGAGCGCGCGGACCGCATCGGCCTCGAGGGCGTCGAGCTCGCCGCCGAGCCCATCGACGTGGTGAGCCGCAGCTCGGGCCGGGTCGTCGACATCCTGGTCCAGCCGGGCGACGAGGTGCAGGCGGACGACGTCCTCGCCACCGTCGACGTCTACCGGCCCGCCGCCGACGGCGGGGAGCGCGTCGAGCGGGAGCAGCTCGTCGCCCCGGTGGCCGGGGTCGTCGCCACCATCCCGACCAACGCCGGCGCGGCGCTCGGGCCGGGCGAGATCGCGGTGCAGCTCTACCAGCCCGACCGGCTCCGGTTCGAGACCGACATGGACGTCGAGCAGGCCAGCTTCATCACCTCCGGCATGACCGGCGAGCTCACCTCGCCCTCCACCGACGACCTGGCGGTCACGGTCGTCAGCGTCGAACCCGCCCTGCGCTTCTCGCCCGACGACCCGCCCCGCGCCCTCGTCACGCTCGTCGGCACGGACCCCGAGGCCGTGCGCTCCCTCCTGCCCGGGCTCACCTTCACCGGATGGCTGCAGAAGGGCTCGGTGCCGCGATCCTCCGGCGAGTGA
- a CDS encoding 8-amino-7-oxononanoate synthase yields the protein MPTHPLAWLAAHADARRAAGLRRELVPRAAGAPGIDLAGNDYLGLSTDPRVVAGGVDALRTWGAGSTGSRLVTGTTALHAELEDELAAFCGAEAALVFSSGYAANLGVLTALSGAGALIVSDVANHASLVDACRLSRARIVVADGPAAVDAALAARTEERALVVTDSVNSVDGGLAPLRALHAVSRERGALLVVDEAHGLGVCGPGGRGLLAAEGLAGADDVVATVTLSKALGSQGGAVVGPAPVVAHLVDSARSFIFDTGLAPACVGSALAALRVLRDSPELPGEVLRVAAELADAAGVPVPASSVVSVVLGEPERAFAAARRCAELGVRVGCFRPPSVPAGTSRLRLTARATVTAAELERVREVLAEVLAPAVAR from the coding sequence GTGCCGACCCACCCCCTCGCCTGGCTCGCCGCCCACGCCGACGCCCGCCGCGCCGCCGGGCTGCGGCGCGAGCTGGTGCCCCGGGCGGCCGGGGCCCCGGGCATCGACCTCGCCGGCAACGACTACCTCGGCCTGTCCACCGACCCGCGCGTGGTCGCGGGCGGGGTCGACGCCCTGCGCACCTGGGGCGCGGGATCGACCGGGTCGCGGCTGGTCACGGGCACGACGGCGCTGCACGCGGAGCTGGAGGACGAGCTGGCCGCGTTCTGCGGCGCCGAGGCCGCGCTCGTGTTCAGCTCGGGCTACGCGGCCAACCTCGGCGTGCTCACCGCGCTCTCCGGGGCGGGCGCGCTGATCGTGTCCGACGTCGCCAACCACGCCTCGCTCGTCGACGCGTGCCGGCTGTCGCGGGCGCGGATCGTCGTCGCGGACGGGCCCGCCGCCGTCGACGCCGCGCTGGCCGCGCGCACCGAGGAGCGGGCGCTCGTCGTCACCGACAGCGTCAACAGCGTCGACGGCGGGCTGGCCCCGCTGCGCGCGCTGCACGCCGTCAGCCGGGAACGGGGCGCGCTGCTCGTCGTCGACGAGGCCCACGGGCTCGGCGTGTGCGGGCCGGGCGGGCGCGGGCTGCTCGCCGCCGAGGGGCTCGCCGGGGCCGACGACGTCGTGGCGACGGTGACGCTGTCGAAGGCGCTGGGCAGCCAGGGCGGGGCGGTCGTCGGGCCCGCGCCGGTGGTCGCGCACCTCGTCGACTCCGCGCGGTCGTTCATCTTCGACACCGGGCTCGCCCCGGCCTGCGTGGGCTCGGCGCTCGCCGCGCTGCGGGTGCTGCGCGACTCCCCGGAGCTGCCCGGCGAGGTGCTGCGGGTCGCGGCGGAGCTGGCCGACGCGGCGGGCGTGCCGGTGCCGGCGTCGTCGGTGGTGTCGGTGGTGCTGGGGGAGCCCGAGCGCGCGTTCGCGGCCGCGCGGCGCTGCGCCGAGCTGGGCGTGCGGGTCGGCTGCTTCCGGCCGCCGTCGGTGCCGGCCGGCACGAGCCGCCTGCGCCTCACGGCCCGGGCGACGGTCACGGCGGCGGAGCTGGAGCGGGTGCGGGAGGTGCTGGCCGAGGTGCTGGCGCCCGCGGTGGCGCGGTGA
- a CDS encoding glycosyl hydrolase, protein MTVALACLAVAAGCTAAPAAEPAPGTPPAAVFGPPAGTGASPVPPAGLGPVVADLRPAASPAQVGAPLAGRPVPTSQWWTSALTGPWTQSMWAFPVVAQAGPRGLGLGAPTTVTATADAVTAPPAPAWWLGGPLTGVAVVGYGEFSVTLELRREGAAPVVALLAQGSPVVHLWVPAGPLRIDAGTRAQGGGRTFEEGTATDTDAVEVVAADRTWDVRTTAATRWLRTGSELTTELAAPTVLAVAPRPDGAGARWAGAFAAAAADPVTSTSAPMTVDARAGVVEQRLVWSRDGDGDGGLVALLPHQVAALPAPPDVLGRYETARGPLVVVEASEVVLRFPMRGLLVGPPPAGGPTAPSVPLAADLAADLAATRLEGGSYGHPKALGRLALLAETAAATASPDLGAALDLLEAGVDDWFTHTGPGDARWLAYDDVWRGIVGHPSEFGSNDYNDHHFHYGYLVRAAATLQRLGRPAGPARLAGIDLLVEDVMGSTGHLPPFRVWNAYQGHSAASGFAAFADGNNQESSSEAVQAWEAIAAWGWATGRPEVAGPALARYAVEAAAANTYWLGQGLVRPPGYAHTTAGIVWGGKIDFATFFDGRAEAVIGIQLLPFTFGSLYRAGPAATARADEATAAGGGLPRLWPDLFVMERALGDPSAAGAGLGEVEAGNSRTWLQVWTGTLRTLGRVRDDVHADPPMGLAFERDGTTTLAAVNGTPDPQVVVFRTADGAVVGQVAVEPFTSAAVPG, encoded by the coding sequence GTGACCGTCGCCCTCGCCTGCCTCGCGGTGGCGGCCGGGTGCACCGCCGCACCCGCGGCGGAGCCCGCCCCGGGCACGCCTCCGGCCGCGGTCTTCGGGCCTCCCGCGGGCACCGGTGCGTCACCGGTACCGCCCGCCGGGCTCGGGCCGGTCGTCGCGGACCTGCGGCCGGCCGCCTCCCCCGCCCAGGTCGGCGCGCCGCTGGCCGGGCGGCCGGTCCCGACGAGCCAGTGGTGGACCTCGGCGCTGACGGGCCCGTGGACGCAGTCGATGTGGGCGTTCCCGGTCGTGGCGCAAGCCGGGCCGCGCGGGCTGGGCCTCGGCGCGCCCACCACGGTGACCGCCACGGCCGACGCGGTCACCGCGCCGCCCGCACCGGCGTGGTGGCTCGGCGGCCCGCTCACCGGAGTGGCCGTCGTCGGGTACGGCGAGTTCTCTGTGACCCTGGAGCTGCGGCGCGAGGGCGCCGCGCCCGTCGTCGCCCTGCTCGCCCAGGGCAGTCCCGTCGTGCACCTCTGGGTGCCGGCCGGTCCCCTGCGGATCGACGCGGGCACCCGGGCGCAGGGCGGTGGGCGGACCTTCGAGGAGGGCACCGCGACCGACACCGACGCGGTGGAGGTCGTGGCCGCCGACCGCACGTGGGACGTGCGCACGACCGCGGCCACCCGGTGGCTGCGGACCGGCTCCGAGCTGACCACCGAGCTCGCCGCGCCCACGGTGCTCGCCGTGGCCCCGCGTCCGGACGGCGCCGGTGCGCGGTGGGCCGGGGCGTTCGCCGCCGCGGCCGCCGACCCGGTCACCTCCACCTCGGCGCCGATGACGGTCGACGCCCGCGCCGGCGTCGTGGAGCAGCGGCTGGTCTGGTCGCGCGACGGGGACGGCGACGGCGGCCTCGTGGCGCTCCTCCCCCACCAGGTCGCCGCCCTGCCCGCCCCGCCGGACGTCCTCGGCCGGTACGAGACCGCCCGCGGCCCGCTGGTCGTCGTCGAGGCCAGCGAGGTGGTGCTGCGGTTCCCGATGCGGGGGCTGCTGGTCGGGCCGCCCCCGGCCGGCGGCCCGACCGCACCGTCCGTCCCGCTCGCCGCGGACCTCGCCGCGGACCTCGCCGCGACGCGGCTCGAGGGCGGCAGCTACGGCCACCCGAAGGCGCTGGGCCGGCTCGCCCTGCTGGCCGAGACCGCCGCCGCGACCGCGTCACCCGACCTCGGCGCGGCGCTCGACCTGCTCGAGGCCGGGGTGGACGACTGGTTCACCCACACCGGTCCCGGTGACGCGCGGTGGCTGGCCTACGACGACGTCTGGCGCGGGATCGTCGGCCACCCGTCCGAGTTCGGCAGCAACGACTACAACGACCACCACTTCCACTACGGCTACCTGGTCCGGGCGGCGGCCACCCTGCAGCGGCTGGGACGCCCGGCCGGCCCCGCGCGGCTCGCCGGGATCGACCTGCTCGTCGAGGACGTGATGGGCAGCACGGGGCACCTGCCGCCGTTCCGGGTGTGGAACGCCTACCAGGGCCACTCGGCGGCATCGGGCTTCGCCGCCTTCGCCGACGGCAACAACCAGGAGTCCTCGAGCGAGGCCGTGCAGGCCTGGGAGGCGATCGCGGCGTGGGGCTGGGCGACCGGCCGTCCGGAGGTCGCCGGTCCGGCCCTGGCCCGCTACGCCGTCGAGGCGGCTGCGGCGAACACCTACTGGCTCGGCCAGGGGCTCGTGCGGCCACCCGGCTACGCCCACACCACCGCCGGGATCGTGTGGGGCGGGAAGATCGACTTCGCCACCTTCTTCGACGGCCGGGCCGAGGCGGTGATCGGCATCCAGCTCCTGCCCTTCACCTTCGGGTCGCTCTACCGCGCCGGTCCCGCGGCCACCGCCCGGGCGGACGAGGCGACCGCGGCGGGCGGGGGCCTGCCGCGGCTGTGGCCGGACCTGTTCGTCATGGAGCGCGCGCTGGGAGACCCGTCCGCGGCCGGAGCCGGGCTCGGCGAGGTCGAGGCCGGCAACAGCCGGACCTGGCTGCAGGTCTGGACCGGCACCCTGCGCACCCTCGGACGGGTGCGCGACGACGTCCACGCCGACCCGCCGATGGGGCTCGCCTTCGAGCGGGACGGGACCACCACCCTGGCCGCGGTGAACGGCACGCCCGACCCGCAGGTCGTGGTGTTCCGCACCGCCGACGGCGCGGTGGTCGGCCAGGTCGCGGTGGAGCCGTTCACGAGCGCCGCCGTGCCGGGCTGA
- the bioD gene encoding dethiobiotin synthase — MLVVTGTGTGVGKTVVTAAVAALAPGRVAVLKPAQTGVGPDEPGDLADVARLVPGVTVRELARYPDPLAPATAARRAGRPPVTPAQAAAAARELAADHDLVLVEGAGGLLVRFDDDGTLADVAAELGAPVLVVTAPGLGTLNHTELTTAALRARGLACAGVVVGAWPREPDLAARCNLADLPAVTGFPLVGAVPEGSGTLEPDAFAAVARHSLSCELGGGWQTPEA, encoded by the coding sequence ATCCTGGTCGTCACCGGGACGGGCACGGGCGTCGGCAAGACCGTCGTCACCGCGGCGGTGGCGGCGCTCGCGCCCGGCCGGGTCGCGGTGCTCAAGCCCGCGCAGACCGGCGTGGGGCCCGACGAGCCGGGCGACCTCGCCGACGTCGCCCGCCTGGTCCCCGGCGTCACGGTCCGGGAGCTGGCCCGCTACCCCGACCCGCTCGCCCCGGCCACCGCCGCCCGCCGCGCCGGGCGACCGCCCGTCACGCCCGCGCAGGCGGCCGCCGCCGCGCGGGAGCTCGCCGCCGACCACGACCTCGTGCTCGTCGAGGGGGCGGGCGGGCTGCTCGTGCGCTTCGACGACGACGGGACGCTCGCCGACGTCGCCGCGGAGCTCGGCGCCCCGGTGCTCGTCGTCACCGCGCCCGGGCTGGGCACGCTCAACCACACCGAGCTGACCACGGCCGCACTGCGCGCCCGGGGCCTCGCGTGCGCCGGGGTCGTCGTCGGGGCGTGGCCGCGCGAACCCGATCTCGCGGCCCGCTGCAACCTCGCCGACCTGCCCGCCGTCACCGGGTTCCCGCTGGTGGGCGCGGTGCCGGAGGGGTCGGGGACGCTGGAGCCGGACGCGTTCGCGGCCGTCGCTCGTCACAGTCTTTCGTGCGAACTCGGCGGCGGATGGCAGACTCCCGAGGCGTGA